The Synechococcus sp. M16.1 genome includes the window CTAAGAAGGGGTGCGTCTTGAAGCACAGATTCGATCAGAAGTTCAGGGTGCCGTCACCATTGCGTCCCCAGACGACCATGGCGATGGAGAAACTGAACATGGCGGCCAAGGACGCCCAACCCAGAGTGAACAACATGCGCTTGACCACTTGACTGCCGGGATCCTACCTAGGGTTCAGCACCTTTTCGTCCGCCCGAAGGCATCTGTCATGACCAGCTCCAGC containing:
- the petN gene encoding cytochrome b6-f complex subunit PetN, whose translation is MLFTLGWASLAAMFSFSIAMVVWGRNGDGTLNF